The following are encoded in a window of Gasterosteus aculeatus chromosome 5, fGasAcu3.hap1.1, whole genome shotgun sequence genomic DNA:
- the LOC120819060 gene encoding receptor-type tyrosine-protein phosphatase H isoform X7, whose protein sequence is MKPFSFKITPEHFLLCVSVSLLWVSNAAVQTSVMTAKAMTTVTTATQTTTPTTKTPTTPTATTTTATTPLLTTKKPPGNVNNVTVSARNETSITLKWEKVDDISTYFLRSEAMTPMDVPINDTTGGSSVEYVVTSLTAGKKYSFTIITTFEGANSTGFSYEAVTAPGDAKGLKTLGQTETSITLQWEKVKDILQYKLVFNKTEINITATGGDYVNHTIPNLTCGTRYNFTLFTLFDQLNSTGVNSNAVTVPCNAEELKTLGQTETSITLQWKKRNDILQYKLVFNKTEINVTATGGGYVNHTIPNLTCGTRYNFTLFTLFDQLNSRGVNGNAVTVPCNAEELKTLGQTETSITLQWKKRNDILQYKLVFNKTEINVTATGGGYVNHTIPNLTCGTRYNFTLFTLFDQLNSRGVNGNAVTVPCNAEELKTLGQTETSITLQWKKRNDILQYKLVFNKTEINVTATGGGYVNHTIPNLTCGTRYNFTLFTLFDQLNSRGVNGNAVTVPCNAEELKTLGQTETSITLQWKKRNDILQYKLVFNKTEINVTATGGGYVNHTIPNLTCGTRYNFTLFTLFDQLNSRGVNGNAVTVPCNAEELKTLGQTETSITLQWKKRNDILQYKLVFNKTEIKVTATGGGYVNHTIPNLTCGTRYYFTLFTLFDQLNSRGVNGNAVTVPCNAKELKTLGQTETSITLQWKKVDKILQYKLVFNQTENNVTATGGDYVNHTIPNLTSGTRYNFTVLTEFGNVTSSGVTYSASTVPPPVTSVNVTKRSATSVTLQWQTVNQDWEYNVNGTAFQLSPSTTGSVSHSFSSLTPGTLYNFSVVTTFSGLHSRPYEDFTVTALHCSWNVTNSSIQGAITGLFSKATATNGTQNVNNSGSPNVLFAGLWPGATYQVSLVYEKQSRSFLQCRHNVTILPSYLTAHCEHVDAGYSVYVVWSEPRGVWTSVEVNVSGHTRSVLPNEKQEVKISGFQPARNYEVSLHSKSGQRSSGEPFVFSCLTDPRGVIAGAVFAVLIFCLLVFLAVFIFFKRPDIISRKNPFIGGTRQSIKKIKDISVAKFPEHFYQLSMDEGRGFSEEYESLVSVGMEQTKAAALLPQNKPRNRFNNVLPYDWCRVKLSTLNPNEASDYINACYMPGYKSDRDYIATQGPLPATVSDFWRMIWEQRVKGIVMVTNCTEGGRTKCEQYWPADRKPCSHGELSVSTRFEQKEPNWTLREFRVKHRHYSEERTVRHFHFTAWPDHGVPQGTGVLIQFRGLVRRHIEGEGAEAPTVVHCSAGVGRTGTIIALDVLLQQLERERAVGINAFVRKMRLSRPHMVQTESQYVFLHQCIMDCLQKDEEAEENIYENAEMIYTNATALRELTRA, encoded by the exons ATGaagcctttttctttcaaaatcacCCCAGAACACTTTCTGCTGTGCGTTTCCGTCAGTCTGCTCTGG GTCTCAAACGCTGCGGTGCAAACATCGGTCATGACCGCAAAAGCAATGACCACggtcacaacagctacacaaacaacaacgcccacaacaaaaacacccacAACACCAACGGCCACAACAACAACGGCCACAACACCTCTTCTAACGACAAAAAAAC CCCCTGGTAATGTTAATAATGTGACCGTATCGGCACGAAATGAGACCAGCATAACTTTGAAGTGGGAGAAGGTTGATGACATCTCAACATACTTTCTACGATCTGAGGCGATGACTCCCATGGACGTCCCTATCAATGATACAACGGGAGGGTCATCAGTCGAATATGTGGTCACTTCTCTGACTGCTGGGAAGAAATACAgcttcaccatcatcaccacgtTTGAGGGAGCAAACAGCACTGGATTCTCATATGAAGCTGTCACAG CTCCTGGTGACGCTAAAGGGTTAAAGACGCTGGGTCAAACtgagaccagtatcactctgCAGTGGGAGAAAGTGAAGGACATCCTCCAGTATAAACTGGTTTTCAATAAAACGGAGATAAACATCACTGCAACAGGGGGAGACTATGTGAATCACACGATCCCAAACCTCACATGTGGAACCAGATACAACTTCACTCTTTTCACCCTGTTTGATCAATTGAACAGCACGGGAGTCAATAGCAACGCCGTCACTG TTCCTTGTAACGCTGAAGAGTTAAAGACGCTGGGTCAAACtgagaccagtatcactctgCAGTGGAAGAAAAGGAACGACATCCTCCAGTATAAACTGGTTTTCAATAAAACGGAGATAAACGTCACTGCAACAGGGGGAGGCTATGTGAACCACACGATCCCAAACCTCACATGTGGGACCAGATACAACTTCACTCTTTTCACCCTTTTTGATCAATTGAACAGCAGGGGAGTCAATGGCAACGCCGTCACTG TTCCTTGTAACGCTGAAGAGTTAAAGACGCTGGGTCAAACtgagaccagtatcactctgCAGTGGAAGAAAAGGAACGACATCCTCCAGTATAAACTGGTTTTCAATAAAACGGAGATAAACGTCACTGCAACAGGGGGAGGCTATGTGAACCACACGATCCCAAACCTCACATGTGGGACCAGATACAACTTCACTCTTTTCACCCTTTTTGATCAATTGAACAGCAGGGGAGTCAATGGCAACGCCGTCACTG TTCCTTGTAACGCTGAAGAGTTAAAGACGCTGGGTCAAACtgagaccagtatcactctgCAGTGGAAGAAAAGGAACGACATCCTCCAGTATAAACTGGTTTTCAATAAAACGGAGATAAACGTCACTGCAACAGGGGGAGGCTATGTGAACCACACGATCCCAAACCTCACATGTGGGACCAGATACAACTTCACTCTTTTCACCCTTTTTGATCAATTGAACAGCAGGGGAGTCAATGGCAACGCCGTCACTG TTCCTTGTAACGCTGAAGAGTTAAAGACGCTGGGTCAAACtgagaccagtatcactctgCAGTGGAAGAAAAGGAACGACATCCTCCAGTATAAACTGGTTTTCAATAAAACGGAGATAAACGTCACTGCAACAGGGGGAGGCTATGTGAACCACACGATCCCAAACCTCACATGTGGGACCAGATACAACTTCACTCTTTTCACCCTTTTTGATCAATTGAACAGCAGGGGAGTCAATGGCAACGCCGTCACTG TTCCTTGTAACGCTGAAGAGTTAAAGACGCTGGGTCAAACtgagaccagtatcactctgCAGTGGAAGAAAAGGAACGACATCCTCCAGTATAAACTGGTTTTCAATAAAACGGAGATAAAAGTCACTGCAACAGGGGGAGGCTATGTGAATCACACAATCCCAAACCTCACATGTGGGACCAGATACTACTTCACTCTTTTCACCCTGTTTGATCAATTGAACAGCAGGGGAGTCAATGGCAACGCCGTCACTG TTCCTTGTAACGCTAAAGAGTTAAAGACGCTGGGTCAAACtgagaccagtatcactctgCAGTGGAAGAAAGTGGACAAAATCCTCCAGTATAAACTGGTTTTCAATCAAACGGAGAACAATGTCACTGCAACAGGGGGAGACTATGTGAATCACACAATCCCAAACCTCACAAGTGGGACCAGATACAACTTCACTGTCCTCACTGAATTTGGAAATGTCACAAGCAGCGGAGTGACCTACAGTGCATCCACTG tTCCCCCCCCAGTGACTTCGGTCAATGTGACTAAACGCTCTGCAACCAGCGTAACCCTGCAGTGGCAGACGGTCAACCAAGACTGGGAGTACAATGTGAACGGGACAGCCTTCCAACTCTCCCCGAGTACAACGGGTAGCGTCTCCCATTCGTTCTCTTCCCTCACGCCCGGAACGCTGTATAATTTCAGCGTGGTCACGACGTTCTCTGGGCTCCACAGCAGGCCGTACGAGGACTTCACGGTGACGG CCCTGCACTGCTCCTGGAACGTCACTAACTCATCAATCCAAGGAGCTATCACAGGCCTGTTCTCCAAGGCAACGGCCACTAACGGGACGCAGAATGTCAACAACTCAGGAAGCCCCAACGTGCTGTTCGCCGGCCTCTGGCCCGGTGCGACCTACCAGGTTTCTCTCGTGTACGAAAAACAATCCAGATCCTTTCTTCAGTGCCGCCACAACGTGACAATCC TTCCTTCGTATTTGACCGCTCACTGTGAGCACGTGGACGCTGGCTACTCTGTCTACGTCGTCTGGAGTGAACCGCGTGGCGTGTGGACGTCGGTGGAGGTGAACGTGAGCGGGCATACGCGAAGCGTGCTCCCAAATGAGAAACAAGAAGTCAAGATATCCGGATTCCAACCTGCCAGGAACTACGAGGTGTCTTTACATTCAAAGTCTGGGCAGCGAAGCAGTGGGGaaccatttgttttttcatgtctCACTGATCCGAGGG GAGTCATCGCAGGGGCAGTATTTGCTGTGCTGATCTTTTGTCTCCTGGTCTTTTTGGctgtcttcattttttttaaaagaccagaTATCATCAG CAGAAAAAATCCATTCATTGGCGGCACCAGACAATCCATTAAAAAGATCAA gGACATTTCCGTGGCAAAGTTTCCAGAACACTTCTACCAATTGAGTATGGATGAAGGCAGAGGTTTCAGTGAGGAATATgag AGCCTGGTTTCCGTCGGCATGGAGCAAACAAAAGCGGCGGCTCTTCTACCCCAGAACAAACCGAGGAACCGCTTCAACAACGTCCTGCCGT ATGACTGGTGTCGGGTGAAGCTGAGTACACTCAACCCCAACGAAGCTTCCGACTACATCAACGCCTGTTACATGCCG GGCTACAAAAGCGACCGGGATTACATCGCCACCCAGGGTCCGCTGCCCGCCACCGTGAGCGACTTTTGGAGGATGATCTGGGAACAAAGAGTAAAAGGCATCGTCATGGTAACCAACTGCACCGAGGGAGGACGG ACTAAGTGTGAGCAATACTGGCCTGCAGACAGAAAGCCTTGCTCTCACGGAGAGCTGTCGGTCAGCACCCGATTCGAGCAGAAGGAGCCCAACTGGACACTGAGGGAGTTTAGGGTGAAACAT AGGCATTACTCAGAGGAGCGCACCGTGAGACATTTTCACTTCACGGCCTGGCCCGACCACGGAGTCCCGCAGGGCACAGGCGTCCTGATCCAGTTCAGAGGGCTGGTGAGGCGGCACATCGAGGGGGAAGGTGCTGAAGCGCCAACCGTGGTGCACTGCAG TGCCGGAGTGGGGAGGACCGGCACTATCATCGCTCTGgatgtgctgctgcagcagctggagagagaaagagccgtGGGAATCAACGCCTTCGTGCGCAAGATGAGACTGAGCCGACCACACATGGTGCAGACGGAG TCACAGTACGTCTTCCTGCACCAATGCATCATGGACTGTCTGcagaaggacgaggaggccGAAGAGAACATATACGAGAACGCAGAAATGATTTACACCAACGCCACTGCGCTCCGGGAGCTGACAAGAGCCTAA
- the LOC120819060 gene encoding receptor-type tyrosine-protein phosphatase H isoform X5, with protein MKPFSFKITPEHFLLCVSVSLLWVSNAAVQTSVMTAKAMTTVTTATQTTTPTTKTPTTPTATTTTATTPLLTTKKPPGNVNNVTVSARNETSITLKWEKVGGIPTYFLRSEAMTPMDVPINDTTGGSSVEYVVTSLTAGKKYSFTIITTFEGANSTGFSYEAVTAPGNVNNVTVSARNETSITLKWEKVGGIPTYFLRSEAMTPMDVPINDTTGGSSVEYVVTSLTAGKKYSFTIITTFEGANSTGFSYEAVTAPGDAKGLKTLGQTETSITLQWEKVKDILQYKLVFNKTEINITATGGDYVNHTIPNLTCGTRYNFTLFTLFDQLNSTGVNSNAVTVPCNAEELKTLGQTETSITLQWKKRNDILQYKLVFNKTEINVTATGGGYVNHTIPNLTCGTRYNFTLFTLFDQLNSRGVNGNAVTVPCNAEELKTLGQTETSITLQWKKRNDILQYKLVFNKTEINVTATGGGYVNHTIPNLTCGTRYNFTLFTLFDQLNSRGVNGNAVTVPCNAEELKTLGQTETSITLQWKKRNDILQYKLVFNKTEINVTATGGGYVNHTIPNLTCGTRYNFTLFTLFDQLNSRGVNGNAVTVPCNAEELKTLGQTETSITLQWKKRNDILQYKLVFNKTEINVTATGGGYVNHTIPNLTCGTRYNFTLFTLFDQLNSRGVNGNAVTVPCNAEELKTLGQTETSITLQWKKRNDILQYKLVFNKTEIKVTATGGGYVNHTIPNLTCGTRYYFTLFTLFDQLNSRGVNGNAVTVPCNAKELKTLGQTETSITLQWKKVDKILQYKLVFNQTENNVTATGGDYVNHTIPNLTSGTRYNFTVLTEFGNVTSSGVTYSASTVPPPVTSVNVTKRSATSVTLQWQTVNQDWEYNVNGTAFQLSPSTTGSVSHSFSSLTPGTLYNFSVVTTFSGLHSRPYEDFTVTALHCSWNVTNSSIQGAITGLFSKATATNGTQNVNNSGSPNVLFAGLWPGATYQVSLVYEKQSRSFLQCRHNVTILPSYLTAHCEHVDAGYSVYVVWSEPRGVWTSVEVNVSGHTRSVLPNEKQEVKISGFQPARNYEVSLHSKSGQRSSGEPFVFSCLTDPRGVIAGAVFAVLIFCLLVFLAVFIFFKRPDIISRKNPFIGGTRQSIKKIKDISVAKFPEHFYQLSMDEGRGFSEEYESLVSVGMEQTKAAALLPQNKPRNRFNNVLPYDWCRVKLSTLNPNEASDYINACYMPGYKSDRDYIATQGPLPATVSDFWRMIWEQRVKGIVMVTNCTEGGRTKCEQYWPADRKPCSHGELSVSTRFEQKEPNWTLREFRVKHRHYSEERTVRHFHFTAWPDHGVPQGTGVLIQFRGLVRRHIEGEGAEAPTVVHCSAGVGRTGTIIALDVLLQQLERERAVGINAFVRKMRLSRPHMVQTESQYVFLHQCIMDCLQKDEEAEENIYENAEMIYTNATALRELTRA; from the exons ATGaagcctttttctttcaaaatcacCCCAGAACACTTTCTGCTGTGCGTTTCCGTCAGTCTGCTCTGG GTCTCAAACGCTGCGGTGCAAACATCGGTCATGACCGCAAAAGCAATGACCACggtcacaacagctacacaaacaacaacgcccacaacaaaaacacccacAACACCAACGGCCACAACAACAACGGCCACAACACCTCTTCTAACGACAAAAAAAC CCCCTGGTAATGTTAATAATGTGACTGTATCGGCTCGAAATGAGACCAGCATAACTTTGAAGTGGGAGAAGGTTGGTGGCATCCCAACATACTTTCTACGATCTGAGGCGATGACTCCCATGGACGTCCCTATCAATGATACAACGGGAGGGTCATCAGTCGAATATGTGGTCACTTCTCTGACTGCTGGGAAGAAATACAgcttcaccatcatcaccacgtTTGAGGGAGCAAACAGCACTGGATTCTCATACGAAGCTGTCACAG CCCCTGGTAATGTTAATAATGTGACTGTATCGGCTCGAAATGAGACCAGCATAACTTTGAAGTGGGAGAAGGTTGGTGGCATCCCAACATACTTTCTACGATCTGAGGCGATGACTCCCATGGACGTCCCTATCAATGATACAACGGGAGGGTCATCAGTCGAATATGTGGTCACTTCTCTGACTGCTGGGAAGAAATACAgcttcaccatcatcaccacgtTTGAGGGAGCAAACAGCACTGGATTCTCATACGAAGCTGTCACAG CTCCTGGTGACGCTAAAGGGTTAAAGACGCTGGGTCAAACtgagaccagtatcactctgCAGTGGGAGAAAGTGAAGGACATCCTCCAGTATAAACTGGTTTTCAATAAAACGGAGATAAACATCACTGCAACAGGGGGAGACTATGTGAATCACACGATCCCAAACCTCACATGTGGAACCAGATACAACTTCACTCTTTTCACCCTGTTTGATCAATTGAACAGCACGGGAGTCAATAGCAACGCCGTCACTG TTCCTTGTAACGCTGAAGAGTTAAAGACGCTGGGTCAAACtgagaccagtatcactctgCAGTGGAAGAAAAGGAACGACATCCTCCAGTATAAACTGGTTTTCAATAAAACGGAGATAAACGTCACTGCAACAGGGGGAGGCTATGTGAACCACACGATCCCAAACCTCACATGTGGGACCAGATACAACTTCACTCTTTTCACCCTTTTTGATCAATTGAACAGCAGGGGAGTCAATGGCAACGCCGTCACTG TTCCTTGTAACGCTGAAGAGTTAAAGACGCTGGGTCAAACtgagaccagtatcactctgCAGTGGAAGAAAAGGAACGACATCCTCCAGTATAAACTGGTTTTCAATAAAACGGAGATAAACGTCACTGCAACAGGGGGAGGCTATGTGAACCACACGATCCCAAACCTCACATGTGGGACCAGATACAACTTCACTCTTTTCACCCTTTTTGATCAATTGAACAGCAGGGGAGTCAATGGCAACGCCGTCACTG TTCCTTGTAACGCTGAAGAGTTAAAGACGCTGGGTCAAACtgagaccagtatcactctgCAGTGGAAGAAAAGGAACGACATCCTCCAGTATAAACTGGTTTTCAATAAAACGGAGATAAACGTCACTGCAACAGGGGGAGGCTATGTGAACCACACGATCCCAAACCTCACATGTGGGACCAGATACAACTTCACTCTTTTCACCCTTTTTGATCAATTGAACAGCAGGGGAGTCAATGGCAACGCCGTCACTG TTCCTTGTAACGCTGAAGAGTTAAAGACGCTGGGTCAAACtgagaccagtatcactctgCAGTGGAAGAAAAGGAACGACATCCTCCAGTATAAACTGGTTTTCAATAAAACGGAGATAAACGTCACTGCAACAGGGGGAGGCTATGTGAACCACACGATCCCAAACCTCACATGTGGGACCAGATACAACTTCACTCTTTTCACCCTTTTTGATCAATTGAACAGCAGGGGAGTCAATGGCAACGCCGTCACTG TTCCTTGTAACGCTGAAGAGTTAAAGACGCTGGGTCAAACtgagaccagtatcactctgCAGTGGAAGAAAAGGAACGACATCCTCCAGTATAAACTGGTTTTCAATAAAACGGAGATAAAAGTCACTGCAACAGGGGGAGGCTATGTGAATCACACAATCCCAAACCTCACATGTGGGACCAGATACTACTTCACTCTTTTCACCCTGTTTGATCAATTGAACAGCAGGGGAGTCAATGGCAACGCCGTCACTG TTCCTTGTAACGCTAAAGAGTTAAAGACGCTGGGTCAAACtgagaccagtatcactctgCAGTGGAAGAAAGTGGACAAAATCCTCCAGTATAAACTGGTTTTCAATCAAACGGAGAACAATGTCACTGCAACAGGGGGAGACTATGTGAATCACACAATCCCAAACCTCACAAGTGGGACCAGATACAACTTCACTGTCCTCACTGAATTTGGAAATGTCACAAGCAGCGGAGTGACCTACAGTGCATCCACTG tTCCCCCCCCAGTGACTTCGGTCAATGTGACTAAACGCTCTGCAACCAGCGTAACCCTGCAGTGGCAGACGGTCAACCAAGACTGGGAGTACAATGTGAACGGGACAGCCTTCCAACTCTCCCCGAGTACAACGGGTAGCGTCTCCCATTCGTTCTCTTCCCTCACGCCCGGAACGCTGTATAATTTCAGCGTGGTCACGACGTTCTCTGGGCTCCACAGCAGGCCGTACGAGGACTTCACGGTGACGG CCCTGCACTGCTCCTGGAACGTCACTAACTCATCAATCCAAGGAGCTATCACAGGCCTGTTCTCCAAGGCAACGGCCACTAACGGGACGCAGAATGTCAACAACTCAGGAAGCCCCAACGTGCTGTTCGCCGGCCTCTGGCCCGGTGCGACCTACCAGGTTTCTCTCGTGTACGAAAAACAATCCAGATCCTTTCTTCAGTGCCGCCACAACGTGACAATCC TTCCTTCGTATTTGACCGCTCACTGTGAGCACGTGGACGCTGGCTACTCTGTCTACGTCGTCTGGAGTGAACCGCGTGGCGTGTGGACGTCGGTGGAGGTGAACGTGAGCGGGCATACGCGAAGCGTGCTCCCAAATGAGAAACAAGAAGTCAAGATATCCGGATTCCAACCTGCCAGGAACTACGAGGTGTCTTTACATTCAAAGTCTGGGCAGCGAAGCAGTGGGGaaccatttgttttttcatgtctCACTGATCCGAGGG GAGTCATCGCAGGGGCAGTATTTGCTGTGCTGATCTTTTGTCTCCTGGTCTTTTTGGctgtcttcattttttttaaaagaccagaTATCATCAG CAGAAAAAATCCATTCATTGGCGGCACCAGACAATCCATTAAAAAGATCAA gGACATTTCCGTGGCAAAGTTTCCAGAACACTTCTACCAATTGAGTATGGATGAAGGCAGAGGTTTCAGTGAGGAATATgag AGCCTGGTTTCCGTCGGCATGGAGCAAACAAAAGCGGCGGCTCTTCTACCCCAGAACAAACCGAGGAACCGCTTCAACAACGTCCTGCCGT ATGACTGGTGTCGGGTGAAGCTGAGTACACTCAACCCCAACGAAGCTTCCGACTACATCAACGCCTGTTACATGCCG GGCTACAAAAGCGACCGGGATTACATCGCCACCCAGGGTCCGCTGCCCGCCACCGTGAGCGACTTTTGGAGGATGATCTGGGAACAAAGAGTAAAAGGCATCGTCATGGTAACCAACTGCACCGAGGGAGGACGG ACTAAGTGTGAGCAATACTGGCCTGCAGACAGAAAGCCTTGCTCTCACGGAGAGCTGTCGGTCAGCACCCGATTCGAGCAGAAGGAGCCCAACTGGACACTGAGGGAGTTTAGGGTGAAACAT AGGCATTACTCAGAGGAGCGCACCGTGAGACATTTTCACTTCACGGCCTGGCCCGACCACGGAGTCCCGCAGGGCACAGGCGTCCTGATCCAGTTCAGAGGGCTGGTGAGGCGGCACATCGAGGGGGAAGGTGCTGAAGCGCCAACCGTGGTGCACTGCAG TGCCGGAGTGGGGAGGACCGGCACTATCATCGCTCTGgatgtgctgctgcagcagctggagagagaaagagccgtGGGAATCAACGCCTTCGTGCGCAAGATGAGACTGAGCCGACCACACATGGTGCAGACGGAG TCACAGTACGTCTTCCTGCACCAATGCATCATGGACTGTCTGcagaaggacgaggaggccGAAGAGAACATATACGAGAACGCAGAAATGATTTACACCAACGCCACTGCGCTCCGGGAGCTGACAAGAGCCTAA